The nucleotide sequence ACCGGTCTCCCCAACGGTAAAGTCGATCGGCCACCCGAGGGAGGATATGCACGGGCCCGTGGGGGGAAGGGTCGCCGGCCGCGCGGACGCGACACGCGGGGTGGTACGGTGAGCCTCATCGCCGTCGTCGAGATTGATCACCCGGACCTGGCGCTCGCGCCCACCGTCCGCGAGACGGCGGCGTCGATCCAGGTAGTCTCCCACACGGCGACCGACCCCGAGACGGGGATGTTCTTCTTTCTCGTCGAATCCGACTCCTTCCGGACGTTCGAGGCGGCACTCGGCCGCGACCACACCGTCGAGGAGTCGACGCTGATCGCCGAAGCGTCGACGACCCGGATCTACCGACTCCAGCACACCCCGGGGACGAAGCTCGTCTCGCCCATCACGACCGAGATGGGCGGTCTCACCCTCGAAGCCGGGAGCACCGACACCGGGTGGTCGGTCCGGTTACAGCTCCCGGACCGGGAGACGCTGAGCACGATCTGGGAGTACTGCGACCGCGAGGGTATCGACTTTCGGATCGACCACATCTACAGCCTCGACGAGTTCGCCGTCGACGACGGGGTGGGGCTCACCGACCCCCAGCGCGAGACGCTGGTGACCGCCTACGAGGCCGGCTACTTCGAGGAACCCCGCGACACCTCGCTACAGGAACTGGCGGACGAACTCGGCATCTCCCCGACGGCCGTCGGCGGCCGCATCCGACGCGGAACCTCGCGGCTCATCGAGCGGACGCTCCTGTCGGACGAGTGATCTCATAAACGCCACAGGTGAGACACCCGCAGAGTCAACGGGCTGCTCGAACATCTTCGCCCATGAGCACTGCTACCACGGATCCCGAGCGGATCCACCACGTGCACCACGACGGGACGGACGGCCCCCTGAGTGACACCCTCGTCGACGCCGTCGCCGCGCTCGCGGACACCGATCCGGAGGACCTCCCACCGCTCGACTCCCGAATCAACGTGGCCGCCCTCGACGGACTGTGGAACACGGCGGGCGACGAGCGACCACCCGACGGCTGTCTCACCTTCACCTACGGCGGCTTCGCCGTCGTCGTCCGGAGCACCGGCACCGTGTTCCTGCGCGAGACGGAGTGATCGAAATAGTTCGAATAACATATATTAATACCTAATATTCTATGTATTGATACGGCGTCCCGCGAGTCGCCGTCACAGTGGAGACAAGATTCGTTGTACCATTCCGTCTAAAAGTGAATATCACTCGACTGTTCTCGGTGTGAACTGCGTTTCATGTTCCGTTAGCCGAATGTTTCCTCCGCCGTCGATGGGCTATCGGTAACCTATCGGCTCAGGATGAGTATATATAATTTGGTAGTTCCGGTCAGACGAGGGCGACGTGGTCGTCACGTGGCTCCCAGAGGGCACCGGTCAGCCGCCGGTCGTGGACCGCATCGAGCGTCTCGCCGACGGTCCAGCCCCACTCGCTCGCGGCCGCGCTGACGGCACCGAGGGCGACGTCGGGGTCACCCAGCGCAGCGACGACGGCGTCGACGTCGGGGTCGGCGGGGACGTCGGCGGCGAGCGGTGGCGTCCGCTCCCACGACACGTCGTGGCCGGTGACCGCGTGGTGGCGGCGGTAGAAAGCCACCACCTCGTTCGGGTCGGTCGCCGTCGTCCGCTCGGTGCAATCCGGACAGCACGCCACGAACGGGACGTCGTCGGCCGTCACGCGTTGTAGGCCTCCTGGGCGAGTCGGTGGAAGCGGTGGAGGGTGTGTTCGTTCGGGCCGAGCTGTCCCTGTCCGAGCGCGCCGGACCGGAGCCCCTCGTACTGGCGTTCGACCAGTTCGAAGTCCTCCTCCTGGAGCTGGCGGCTGGTCCGGACGAACTCCTCTTCGGCCTCGGTGAGCTCCGGCTCCGCGAAGTAGTAGTCCGCGATCAACTGGAAGCGCTCCTCGTCGATGGGGTCGACGATGTAGGTGCCGTAGCCGTCGGCGGTACCGTACATGTTGACGGTGAAGTTGGGCCAGAAGTAGTGGAACTGTGCCTCGTGTTCGTCGTGGATGCGGAGTTCGTCCTCGACGTCCTCCTCGTGGGTGTAGTGGAGCACCCAGTGGTAGTCGTTGACCTCCAGCGCCGACTCGTCGAGCTGGATGCCCGTGATCCAGTCCTGGTGGTTCGCTTGGCAGTGGTCACACTCCGAGTAGTTCCCCCCGAAGGTCTTCCAGTTGCACGCCACCTCCGAGACGTACCGGCGGGCGTGCTGGTACTCCTCGAGCGGCAGGGACTCCAGACGCGTCTTCAGCTTCCCGGCCTGTTCGGCGAGGGAGAGCGGCGGATCGTCGGCGAAGTTCAGGAAGACCAGCGGCCCGATGCTGTCGGTCCGGACCTCCAGTAACCCGTTCTCGTCGGGGTCGAGGCCGGCCACGTCCGAATCGTCGAGGTCCGGGTTGAGACTCGCCTCCTCGAAGCTCCGCGGCGTGCTCCGCAGGTCCCCGTCGAGGTCGTACGTCCAGAGGTGGTACGGACACTGGATCCGACCCATGTTCCCGGGGTCGGTCATCGGCGTGTCCGCGACCATCTTCGACCCGCGGTGCGCACAGACGTTGTAGAACGCGCGCACGTCGCCGTCCTCGTCGCGGGCGACGATCACCTGCTTGTCGCCGACGGTGCGGGTGAAGTAATCGCCGGCGTCGGGGATGCAGTTCTCGTGGCCGGCGTACACCCAGTACCGGGAGAACACTTTCTCTTTCTCCATCTCCCACACGTCGGGGTCGGTGAAGTATTTCGCCGGCAGGGCATTCGTCTCGTCGGTGATATCGGGGCTCACGGCCTGCACCTCGTCGACGTCCTCGTTCCACCGTGTCATGTACCGACACGTCGACGGCGGGACCCCAAAGTCCCTAACCTGTCTCACGTGAGGTGCTTAAGTACCCGATTCGTGTTATTACAGCAACACGGTATCGCAGCGACGGTTCGTTCGATATTCAGTCGAAAAGCGACTGTTCGGTCGGTCGTAAGGCGTTCGGTTCGTCACCCGTCGATTCGGCTGCGGCGCCACGTTTCGGTGTCGTCCACCTGGTTGAAGGTGTAGATGTGGAGCCCCCGGATGCCGTAGTCGGGGTCGGCGGCGTACGGTGCCAGTCCGTCGACCAGGTCGTCTGGGGTGTACTTCCCGCGCGACCCGACGAGTTGGCGGACGAACCCCACGATCCCGCTGGTCTTCCGGAGGAAGCGCACCGAATCCCCGACGCCGACCTTCTGTGAGATGCTCAGCAGGCGCTGATACTTCATCACGCCGGGGATGCCGACCTCGACGGGGAGGTCGATCCCGCGGTCCCGAACCGTCTCGATCCACCGCCGGACCGCCTCGGGGTCGTAACAGAGTTGCGTCGTGAGATACGTCGCGTGGGGAGCCTTCCGCTCCATGGCCTCGGCCAGCGTCCGATCGTCGAGGAAGTCGTGTCCCTCGGGGTAGCCGGTGATGCCGACCTCCTCGAAGGCGTAGCCGAGGTCCTCGAGCGCCACGAGGAGGTCGTGAGCCGATTCGAACTCGCCGATCGGGTCCTCGCGGTCCCCGCCCGGCACGAAGATATCGGTGATACCCGCGTCGGCGAGTCGGCCGGCGACCTCGTCGAGGTGATCCCCGTCGCGCACGTAGCGTGCGGCGACGTGGGGGATGGGGTCGTAGCCGCGGGCCGCCGCCCGCTCCGACCACTCCACCGTCGCGTCGAGGCCGAGCTGTGGCGAGGCGGTGACCGCGATCTCGGCGCCATCGGGAAGTCGTTCCATCTGCCCCTCGAAGCTGTCGAAGGGCATCAGCTCGAAGCGGGGATCGGCCAGCAGGCTCGATGCGTCGTCCGGGTGTGTGGTGAGAGACATGTCGAATCCGGGCGTTGGGGGTTGGGTCGGCTGGCGGTTATGGCTGTCGGGAGATCAGTTCTCGGAGTCCTGGCGGGCGTTCAGCTTCGCCTGCTCGCGGGCGCTCGGGTTGACCGACTCCTTGAACGGGACCTCCGCGACCGTCGCGTACGCGGGCTCGCCAGACTCCTCGGCGTACTCGTCGGGCAGATGGACCGCGAACTCCAGATCGAGGTCCTCCTCGTAGATCTCGTCGTTCAGGAGCGCGTCGGTCTCGGACTGTAGCTTCTCCGCGGGCACGAACCCGAGTCCGATGTTCGTCTCGAGGTCGGGGTTCCACCACGGCGAAGTCATGTAGCCACACTCCTGGCCCGTGTCGGGATCCGAGATGATCCAGAAGTCCGGCGCGTACTCACGGATCGGCTCGCCGGCGATCTTCAGGCCGACCAGCTTGAGATTGAAGGGGTACTCGCCGTTCTCGATCAGCTCCTTCTGGCGTTCGAGTTCCGCCTTGCCGACGTAGTCTGCGTCCTTGTCGTCGGGGACCTGGTAGCCGAGGTTGACCTGGAACGGCGAGGTCTCGTGATCCATGTCCTGCCCCCACGAGAGGATGCCGGCCGCGATCCGGCGGTGGTGACCGGGGGCGATCTGTCGACCGCCGTGGGCCTTCACCGTCTCCATCACGGGGTCCCAGACGCGCTCGGCGTTCTCGCTCGCGTCCTGGACGTAGATCTCGAAGCCCTTCTCGCCGGAGAAGCCGGTCTGGCTCACCAACACCGGACAGCCGTCGATCTCCGCCTCCATCAGCCCGTAGTAGGGGATGTCGCTCACCTCGTCGCCGACGACCTCGACCATCACGTCCTCGGAGAGCGGTCCCTGGATCTGCATCGGCGCGACGTCGATCTCGTCGATCTCCACGTCGAAGTCCATCCCGACGTTGACACCCTGGATCCACTGCATGAGCGTCGAATCGGAGATGGAGAACCAGAACTCGTCCTCCGCGATCCGCAGGAGGATCGGGTCGTTCAGGATGCCGCCGTCCTCGTTACAGAGGATGACGTACTTCCCGTGCATCGGGTCGATCTCCGTCGCGTCGCGCGTGATGAGGTGGTTAGTGAGCGCCTCCGCGTCCGGTCCCTTGACGCGGATCTGTCGCTCCACCGCGACGTCCCACAGGGTCACGCTCTCGGTCAGCGCCTCGTACTCCTTCATCGCGCCGCCGTCTTCCGGCTCGACGAGGCCGCGCGGATGGTAGATCCGGTTGTAGACCGTACAGCGCCACGCCCCCTCCTCGTTGAACGACTTGTGGAAAAAGGGCGACTTCCGGACCCGCGTCGAGACGAGCATCTCGATGCCCGGATCGCCGGTCTGTCGTAGGTTCCGTGGCAGCGTCCGATCCGACTGATCGATCTCCGGGTGGTTCGGGTGGGCGTCGGCCGAGGAGTGGTCGTCTGTCATCGATCGTAAACGTTGGTCTCCGGACCCATAAGGATACACCTCAGCTATCTCGGGCGTATAAGAGGGATCCGCCGAGCGGCATCTTCTGTTAACAAATATAGTATTGTTAATTAAAGGACGTTCTCGTTCCGTACGACCGAGCCAAAGCGTCAAGACACTCCCCTTCGAACCCGGGCGTATGAGTTCGAACGACGAGCGGCGCGACGTCATCGTCGTCGGCGTCGGCGGCATGGGCAGCGCGACTGCGTACCACTTAGCCGACCGGGGGGTCGACGTGCTAGGACTGGAGCGGTACGACATCCCTCACACCAACGGATCCTCCCACGGCATCACCCGCATCATCCGGCGGGCGTACTACGAACACCCCTCGTACATCCCGCTGATCGAACGGGCGTACG is from Haloplanus salinarum and encodes:
- a CDS encoding helix-turn-helix domain-containing protein, with protein sequence MSLIAVVEIDHPDLALAPTVRETAASIQVVSHTATDPETGMFFFLVESDSFRTFEAALGRDHTVEESTLIAEASTTRIYRLQHTPGTKLVSPITTEMGGLTLEAGSTDTGWSVRLQLPDRETLSTIWEYCDREGIDFRIDHIYSLDEFAVDDGVGLTDPQRETLVTAYEAGYFEEPRDTSLQELADELGISPTAVGGRIRRGTSRLIERTLLSDE
- a CDS encoding HalOD1 output domain-containing protein, coding for MSTATTDPERIHHVHHDGTDGPLSDTLVDAVAALADTDPEDLPPLDSRINVAALDGLWNTAGDERPPDGCLTFTYGGFAVVVRSTGTVFLRETE
- a CDS encoding aromatic ring-hydroxylating oxygenase subunit alpha; the encoded protein is MTRWNEDVDEVQAVSPDITDETNALPAKYFTDPDVWEMEKEKVFSRYWVYAGHENCIPDAGDYFTRTVGDKQVIVARDEDGDVRAFYNVCAHRGSKMVADTPMTDPGNMGRIQCPYHLWTYDLDGDLRSTPRSFEEASLNPDLDDSDVAGLDPDENGLLEVRTDSIGPLVFLNFADDPPLSLAEQAGKLKTRLESLPLEEYQHARRYVSEVACNWKTFGGNYSECDHCQANHQDWITGIQLDESALEVNDYHWVLHYTHEEDVEDELRIHDEHEAQFHYFWPNFTVNMYGTADGYGTYIVDPIDEERFQLIADYYFAEPELTEAEEEFVRTSRQLQEEDFELVERQYEGLRSGALGQGQLGPNEHTLHRFHRLAQEAYNA
- a CDS encoding methylenetetrahydrofolate reductase; translated protein: MSLTTHPDDASSLLADPRFELMPFDSFEGQMERLPDGAEIAVTASPQLGLDATVEWSERAAARGYDPIPHVAARYVRDGDHLDEVAGRLADAGITDIFVPGGDREDPIGEFESAHDLLVALEDLGYAFEEVGITGYPEGHDFLDDRTLAEAMERKAPHATYLTTQLCYDPEAVRRWIETVRDRGIDLPVEVGIPGVMKYQRLLSISQKVGVGDSVRFLRKTSGIVGFVRQLVGSRGKYTPDDLVDGLAPYAADPDYGIRGLHIYTFNQVDDTETWRRSRIDG
- a CDS encoding aminomethyl transferase family protein, whose protein sequence is MTDDHSSADAHPNHPEIDQSDRTLPRNLRQTGDPGIEMLVSTRVRKSPFFHKSFNEEGAWRCTVYNRIYHPRGLVEPEDGGAMKEYEALTESVTLWDVAVERQIRVKGPDAEALTNHLITRDATEIDPMHGKYVILCNEDGGILNDPILLRIAEDEFWFSISDSTLMQWIQGVNVGMDFDVEIDEIDVAPMQIQGPLSEDVMVEVVGDEVSDIPYYGLMEAEIDGCPVLVSQTGFSGEKGFEIYVQDASENAERVWDPVMETVKAHGGRQIAPGHHRRIAAGILSWGQDMDHETSPFQVNLGYQVPDDKDADYVGKAELERQKELIENGEYPFNLKLVGLKIAGEPIREYAPDFWIISDPDTGQECGYMTSPWWNPDLETNIGLGFVPAEKLQSETDALLNDEIYEEDLDLEFAVHLPDEYAEESGEPAYATVAEVPFKESVNPSAREQAKLNARQDSEN